The following DNA comes from Deinococcus aerophilus.
TAGCTATTACGCGCAGAACCCGATGTTTAAGGGTGGCTACGACCGCACCTGGACTGAAACCATGATGAAGCCGTCCAGGAATGCAGATACCGGCAAGATGGACCGTTTCGCGTTCAACAACGTCAACGACACGATCAGCAATACCTATAAACTGCTTGCAAGCAAGGTCGGTATCGACCCCGTCGATGACGATGAAGATACGCAGACGGCGCAGCCACAGAATGATCCTGATGGCATCTTGGCCGTTGTCGCCAGTGACTAAGTGGCTATGTGCGAGGTGGCGCACCCTGGAATAGGGTGCGCCACTTTCCGTAAGCCATCGGCTGTAATACCCCTACGCACGATCGTGGCAGCCCACCAGCACGGCAGGCTTGCGGCTGGGCTGGATTCATCTTGTAGATGAACTCGCCAGCAACTGCGTGGCGGTGCCAGAAGCTGGGAGGGTGAAGCGTCATCGTCTGCAGCCGTCGAAAGTATGTGCCAGGTGGGGTGCCCTGTCACTGTGAAAGGGCTAGTACCTATGTGTCCTCACATGGGGGCGCCTGGGCAAACAAAGAAGGCGACCCGTAGGCCGCCTTTGATTTCTCCAACATAGCGCGGTATGCGTCGGGTGTCTAGCCTATGCGCCGAATGCGGTCTGCCGCTCTACTTGCGGCGGAACTCGACGGTCTCAGCGCTGGGGTTGATGTTGCTCGTTTTCCAATCCACGGCCAGCCACGCTTTGCCCTGGGAGTGGGTCTCGGTGTTGGACCACCAGGCAGGAGCATGCGTACTGCGGGCGGTCGCCGGAAGGTCGGCGCCGAGGATATTCTCGATTTCGCCGTAGCTGAGGGTGACCGAGGGGGTGGTGCTGGGGATGGCGGCCAGATGCGCGGCTAGTGGGGCATATCTCTTGCCGATGGACTTGATGACTTCGGCGTCCTTGACGCTGATGCTGCCAGCGGGCGTGCTGACGGGTTCGGCCAGGAACGCGGGCAGCCGTTGCAGGAGGGTTGCCGCATCGAGGCTGGCGGGGAGGGAGAGGTCAAGGACGACGTCACTGTCCGTGACCAGCTGTAGTTTTAGAAAACTTTTCATAACTAAAAATAACTTATTTAAGAGTTATCAGCATACCCCCGGCAACTTTTGTTATCAGGGGGTTTCATTGCTTTGAAGAAACCCCTATCATTGTTTCCATGGAAGATCTCCGCATTACCACCAATCTCCTCCGGGTGTTCCGGGTATTGCTTGACGACTTGGACGCCCAACACTACGCCCTCGACCTCAGCAAGTCCGCCAAGGTCAACGTCGGCACGATCTATGCTCTCGTTGCCCGCCTCCAGCGCGCCGGCCTGCTTCGCAGTGACCTAGAGGACGTTGATCCGGTGGTTGCTGGTCGGCCGCCCCGTCGCTATTACCGATTGACCGGCGAGGGCATCCGCTACGCAGAGCAAACCTTGCGCGAGCATCGCGCCGATATCGGGCTGTCTGGCGGTGTTCATGTATGACGTTATGAAAGAGATACTCACAGGTCTGCTCGGTGTGTGGATTCTAGAACGACTCCCCAATGTAGCGATGGCTATCGTCCGATTCGCTGCACGCCGGATGCCTACTCCGGAACTCCGCGAGCAGATGCACGATGATTGGACTGCAGATATTATGACGAGTGCTGGGCCTCTATCAGCTTTTCTGACAGCCATATCAATATTTGTGAGTGTGCCATCGATTAGGGCGGGATACGGCTACAAACCGTTCGGGCTTTATTCGGAGGCTCGATTACTACTCAGAGCTATAGTTTTACATTCGTACG
Coding sequences within:
- a CDS encoding DUF7662 domain-containing protein; amino-acid sequence: MKSFLKLQLVTDSDVVLDLSLPASLDAATLLQRLPAFLAEPVSTPAGSISVKDAEVIKSIGKRYAPLAAHLAAIPSTTPSVTLSYGEIENILGADLPATARSTHAPAWWSNTETHSQGKAWLAVDWKTSNINPSAETVEFRRK
- a CDS encoding PadR family transcriptional regulator; this translates as MEDLRITTNLLRVFRVLLDDLDAQHYALDLSKSAKVNVGTIYALVARLQRAGLLRSDLEDVDPVVAGRPPRRYYRLTGEGIRYAEQTLREHRADIGLSGGVHV